A region from the Bdellovibrionales bacterium genome encodes:
- the arfB gene encoding aminoacyl-tRNA hydrolase, with product MKLDDNFKYALFNESEFKAIRSRGPGGQNVNKVSSAALMTWKYLHSSLITDEQKKLVREKLKNFINAEDEIYLRSDEFRDLEQNKTRCIEKLKILLEKAFHKDKPRRPTKPSYSSKQKKLDSKARRGVAKKNRQKVSW from the coding sequence ATGAAGCTCGACGACAATTTTAAGTACGCTCTTTTTAACGAATCCGAGTTTAAAGCCATTCGCTCGAGAGGCCCCGGCGGTCAGAACGTCAACAAAGTCTCCTCTGCCGCTCTGATGACATGGAAATACCTGCACTCATCATTAATTACCGACGAACAGAAAAAACTGGTGCGTGAAAAACTCAAAAATTTTATCAACGCCGAAGACGAAATTTATTTAAGAAGTGATGAATTTCGAGATCTCGAGCAAAACAAAACTCGCTGTATCGAAAAACTCAAAATTCTCCTCGAAAAAGCGTTCCATAAGGACAAGCCTCGTCGCCCCACAAAACCCAGCTACTCGTCTAAGCAAAAAAAATTAGACTCCAAAGCCCGCCGAGGCGTCGCCAAAAAAAACCGCCAAAAAGTCTCCTGGTAA
- the mgtE gene encoding magnesium transporter, giving the protein MSEQQENNTAVESPDINQLIENWSTTAPGQHIEIFLSLPRHHAEELFLSLSAQDRAEIYLQVPFYDRRSWLRLLAPDDIVDLFQQMTAEQVSEAMTFLDPQTRIDVQALSAYAEDKAGGLMNSRYARLRPDISVEEAIRYLRAQTRADIETIYYAYVLDNKQKLQGVASLRQLFIAHPAKLVADIMVKGDDLITLADNLDQEEISRIFAKTEQVALPVVDAEGHMKGIVTFDDVVKVTEEEATEDMQRVGGMSALESPYFKASFFMMLRKRAGWLLVLFIGELFTATAMAHYEDQIAKTLVLTLFIPLIISSGGNSGSQASTLIIRAMAIGEVRIIDWWRVMMREAGAGLCLGLILGVIGLLRVYLIPLGVHVQADHYFLISITVGLSLIGIVFWGTFVGSMLPFIFRRIGFDPATASAPFVATLVDITGLILYFSVAQAILTGTLL; this is encoded by the coding sequence TTGTCTGAGCAGCAGGAAAATAACACAGCCGTTGAGTCTCCTGATATCAATCAGCTCATCGAGAATTGGTCGACCACGGCTCCCGGACAGCACATTGAAATTTTCCTCTCTCTTCCTCGGCACCATGCTGAAGAGTTATTTTTAAGTTTGTCGGCACAAGACCGAGCCGAAATTTACCTTCAAGTTCCGTTTTATGATCGTCGCTCCTGGCTTCGTCTCCTGGCTCCGGATGATATCGTCGATCTGTTCCAACAGATGACCGCCGAGCAGGTGAGTGAAGCCATGACCTTCCTTGACCCGCAAACCCGCATCGACGTACAGGCGCTTTCCGCCTATGCTGAGGACAAGGCCGGGGGGTTGATGAATTCTCGCTATGCGCGTCTTCGCCCAGATATTTCGGTGGAAGAAGCCATTCGCTATTTGCGGGCGCAAACTCGTGCCGATATCGAAACCATTTATTACGCTTACGTTTTAGATAATAAGCAAAAGCTTCAAGGTGTGGCGTCGCTTCGTCAGTTATTTATCGCTCACCCCGCAAAACTCGTTGCCGACATTATGGTTAAAGGTGACGACCTGATCACCCTTGCCGATAATTTAGATCAAGAAGAGATCAGCCGTATTTTCGCAAAGACAGAGCAAGTGGCTTTGCCGGTGGTGGATGCCGAAGGGCATATGAAGGGGATTGTGACCTTCGATGACGTTGTGAAAGTCACCGAGGAAGAGGCGACGGAAGATATGCAACGCGTGGGGGGGATGTCGGCCCTTGAATCGCCGTACTTTAAGGCGAGCTTCTTTATGATGTTGCGAAAGCGTGCGGGCTGGCTTCTCGTCCTCTTTATCGGAGAGCTTTTTACGGCGACCGCGATGGCTCATTACGAGGACCAGATTGCGAAAACTTTGGTGCTGACATTATTTATTCCCCTCATTATTTCTTCGGGTGGAAATTCGGGATCACAGGCTTCGACCCTGATTATTCGTGCGATGGCCATTGGTGAGGTTCGCATCATCGACTGGTGGCGGGTGATGATGCGAGAGGCGGGGGCTGGGTTATGCCTCGGACTGATTCTTGGAGTGATTGGACTTTTACGAGTGTATCTCATTCCCTTGGGCGTCCATGTTCAGGCGGATCACTACTTTTTAATTTCGATCACCGTGGGGCTGAGTCTTATCGGGATTGTGTTTTGGGGAACCTTCGTAGGCTCGATGCTGCCATTTATCTTCCGTCGTATCGGTTTTGATCCGGCCACGGCGTCAGCGCCATTCGTCGCGACCCTCGTCGATATCACGGGTCTCATTTTATACTTCAGCGTCGCGCAAGCAATCCTCACCGGCACCCTTCTTTAA
- a CDS encoding transposase, with product MPRKKLILTHEFPYHIYARSNNKEWFYLPIDECWRIFSKKLNEASFKFKFQVHEFVLMNNHYHMVATASEQFPVPKVMEWLQRSVNREINDNAGRINHLFGGPYRASLIKSEASFFYALKYVLRNPVDAGVVSRVEDYSYSTLVSKNIARTSLITGISSLVPRCTEEWIRCLNEDESSELKIQISKSLKRTQFEIPQRFLKWQC from the coding sequence ATGCCTCGCAAAAAACTCATTTTAACCCATGAATTTCCGTATCATATTTATGCGCGCTCAAATAATAAGGAGTGGTTTTATCTGCCTATCGACGAATGTTGGCGGATATTTTCGAAAAAGCTCAATGAAGCTAGCTTTAAGTTTAAATTCCAAGTGCATGAATTTGTTTTAATGAATAATCATTATCACATGGTTGCTACCGCCTCAGAGCAGTTTCCTGTTCCGAAAGTCATGGAGTGGCTTCAGAGATCCGTAAATCGGGAAATTAATGACAATGCGGGACGGATTAATCATTTATTCGGAGGACCTTATCGGGCCAGTTTAATTAAATCAGAGGCATCGTTCTTTTACGCACTCAAATACGTTCTGAGAAATCCGGTGGACGCGGGAGTCGTTTCTCGCGTTGAGGATTATTCGTATTCGACACTTGTCTCCAAAAATATAGCCCGGACTTCCTTGATCACAGGTATTTCGTCACTTGTTCCAAGGTGCACGGAAGAGTGGATCCGATGTTTGAACGAGGACGAGTCAAGCGAACTGAAAATTCAGATCTCGAAATCTTTAAAGAGGACTCAGTTTGAGATCCCTCAAAGATTCCTCAAGTGGCAATGTTGA
- a CDS encoding TetR/AcrR family transcriptional regulator: MSKKTSSYHHGDLRLTLIATALQLLKSVSASELSLRKLAAKAGVSAAAPYRHFKDKDELIAAVMAEGFEKKSEFMADAILKSKGDPEKMMFDCAAAYFRMGLLHPQHFKLMATSHIEPSPQYPELLAAAAKSFLILKNMILFCQKKGLVGSGDVYHKAMNCWCVVHGFTSLYVEGRLGWLGVTEKNGEAAIRTLVSQYLMGNKNPLGKSDFGFKPFQTPESDWQKKEMLDQDYPEIERLFVF; this comes from the coding sequence ATGTCTAAAAAAACATCATCTTATCATCATGGAGACCTTCGTCTGACTTTGATTGCGACGGCCCTACAGTTATTGAAGTCGGTGTCCGCTTCGGAGCTCTCGTTGAGGAAACTGGCGGCGAAAGCCGGGGTGAGTGCGGCGGCGCCCTACCGTCATTTTAAAGACAAGGATGAGTTGATCGCCGCGGTGATGGCTGAGGGCTTCGAGAAGAAGTCGGAATTTATGGCGGATGCTATATTAAAGTCGAAGGGTGATCCCGAAAAAATGATGTTTGATTGTGCAGCAGCGTATTTTCGCATGGGGCTTCTTCATCCTCAGCACTTTAAATTAATGGCGACGTCTCATATTGAACCCAGTCCTCAATATCCTGAATTGTTGGCCGCGGCGGCGAAGTCCTTTTTAATTCTTAAAAACATGATCCTATTCTGCCAAAAGAAAGGCCTGGTTGGCTCGGGAGATGTTTACCATAAAGCGATGAACTGCTGGTGCGTGGTTCATGGATTTACTTCCCTTTATGTCGAGGGGCGATTGGGTTGGCTGGGCGTTACGGAAAAGAATGGAGAGGCGGCGATTCGCACATTAGTTTCTCAGTATTTAATGGGAAATAAAAACCCGTTGGGTAAATCCGACTTTGGTTTTAAGCCTTTTCAGACACCCGAATCTGATTGGCAGAAGAAAGAAATGTTAGATCAAGATTATCCTGAGATCGAAAGACTGTTTGTTTTTTAG
- a CDS encoding MMPL family transporter, whose protein sequence is MKWWIQKVIEYKRSIVFLTLAISVGLVLQLKNLSIIIDPDDALPQSHPYLVVNNEVEKIFGNKFTVVIGITATDGTIFQTPVLEKVKRITEKISSLNGVVRSNINSLAARKAKNIKGDADGMTVEPLMEVVPQTPEQFEKLKKALESNPVYSNLLISKDQKTTQIVAEFKKIPGGFRAIDTAVHQVVESEKDTNVEITVGGLPSFLSLLEVYSERMGFLFPLAVLIIGLIHYEAFRTFQALFLPLVTAMIAVIWAVGILALIGQPMDVFNASTPILILAIAAGHAVQILKRYYEEYHALRNENISAQEKNRRAVFNSLVKVGPVMIVACIVAALGFFSLIIFEIKSIRTFGIFTGSGVLSALILELTFIPALRSMLPPPGEREQRREAEETFWDRLTLRFYHLVTERRKAIYIFSSSLILLLSMGGYWLKIDNSQKSYFYGNIPARMDDDKLNERMGGTNTMYLLVDTGKEDGIKDPAVLKGMESMQEFFAKEALIGKTVSLVDFIKRMNQSMNEDKPDFYSVPGNSDLIAQYLLLYSNSGEPGDFDSYVDYVYQKGLVQVFLKTDRSSYIDDLSDRAKAHAATVFPATAKVSIGGGATGGVALNEVMIEEKILNILQIMAAVFLVSSLVFRSFLAGALILVPLIAAVLVNFGVMGLVGIPLQIATALVSAMAVGIGADYGIYMSYRIREELRSQKEERQAIKNAFHSAGKATLFVSSAVAGGFGVLMLSWGFMIHMWMGFLIGMAMLVSSITALTVFPSLILTLRPKFIFEKQKGTK, encoded by the coding sequence ATGAAATGGTGGATACAAAAGGTCATCGAATACAAACGATCCATAGTCTTTCTCACTCTCGCCATCAGCGTGGGTCTTGTTCTTCAGCTCAAAAATTTATCGATCATTATTGATCCTGACGACGCTCTCCCACAGTCCCATCCCTATTTGGTCGTTAATAATGAGGTCGAAAAAATCTTCGGCAATAAGTTTACGGTGGTCATCGGGATTACCGCCACCGACGGCACAATTTTCCAGACTCCGGTGCTCGAAAAAGTCAAACGCATCACCGAAAAGATCTCTAGTTTAAATGGAGTGGTGCGATCCAATATTAATAGTCTCGCCGCGAGAAAGGCCAAAAACATCAAGGGCGACGCTGACGGCATGACGGTCGAACCCTTAATGGAAGTGGTTCCCCAAACTCCCGAACAGTTTGAAAAACTCAAGAAGGCCCTTGAGTCCAATCCGGTGTATTCGAATCTCCTGATCTCCAAAGACCAAAAGACCACCCAAATTGTGGCCGAATTTAAAAAAATTCCCGGAGGATTTCGCGCCATCGACACTGCAGTTCACCAAGTTGTGGAATCCGAAAAAGACACGAACGTTGAGATTACTGTGGGCGGACTCCCCTCATTCCTTTCGCTCCTTGAGGTTTACTCCGAGCGTATGGGATTTTTATTCCCACTCGCCGTACTGATTATCGGCTTGATTCACTACGAAGCGTTCCGAACCTTTCAGGCCCTCTTCCTCCCGCTCGTGACCGCGATGATCGCAGTGATTTGGGCCGTCGGAATCCTCGCGCTCATCGGCCAACCCATGGATGTGTTTAATGCCTCCACTCCGATTCTGATCCTGGCCATCGCCGCGGGACATGCCGTGCAAATTCTTAAGCGGTATTACGAAGAGTATCATGCGCTCCGCAACGAAAACATCTCGGCTCAAGAGAAAAACCGGAGAGCCGTTTTCAACTCCTTGGTCAAAGTAGGACCGGTCATGATTGTGGCGTGTATCGTCGCGGCGCTGGGATTCTTCTCCCTGATCATCTTCGAAATTAAATCCATTCGAACTTTTGGAATATTCACCGGCTCCGGCGTTTTAAGCGCGCTTATTTTAGAGCTCACCTTTATCCCCGCACTTCGCTCCATGCTACCCCCTCCAGGAGAGCGCGAGCAACGGCGCGAAGCTGAAGAGACGTTTTGGGATCGACTCACTTTGCGTTTTTACCACCTCGTCACCGAGCGCCGAAAAGCCATTTATATTTTTTCGTCGTCGCTAATTCTTCTCCTTTCGATGGGGGGCTACTGGCTTAAAATCGATAACTCGCAGAAGAGTTACTTTTACGGAAATATTCCCGCGCGTATGGACGACGACAAGCTCAATGAGCGCATGGGCGGAACAAATACTATGTACCTCCTTGTCGATACCGGAAAAGAGGACGGCATCAAAGACCCCGCCGTTCTCAAGGGAATGGAATCCATGCAAGAGTTTTTCGCCAAGGAAGCCCTCATCGGGAAAACCGTATCCCTGGTCGACTTTATCAAACGGATGAATCAATCCATGAACGAAGATAAACCCGATTTTTATAGTGTTCCCGGAAATTCGGATCTCATCGCCCAGTACTTGCTCTTGTACTCCAATTCCGGAGAGCCCGGAGACTTCGACTCCTACGTGGATTACGTTTATCAAAAAGGACTGGTTCAAGTGTTTCTCAAAACCGATAGATCTTCTTACATTGATGATCTCTCCGATCGCGCCAAGGCCCATGCGGCGACGGTATTTCCTGCCACCGCCAAAGTTTCTATCGGTGGGGGCGCTACCGGCGGAGTGGCCTTGAACGAGGTCATGATCGAGGAAAAAATTCTTAATATTCTGCAAATCATGGCGGCCGTGTTCCTGGTCTCTTCGTTGGTCTTCCGCTCGTTTCTCGCCGGAGCACTCATTTTGGTTCCTTTGATCGCAGCCGTGCTCGTGAACTTTGGAGTTATGGGACTCGTTGGAATTCCGTTACAGATCGCGACCGCTCTCGTTTCGGCTATGGCCGTAGGGATTGGGGCCGATTACGGAATCTACATGAGCTATCGCATTCGCGAAGAATTACGCTCTCAGAAAGAGGAGCGACAAGCGATCAAAAACGCCTTTCACTCCGCTGGAAAGGCCACTCTATTTGTAAGCTCGGCTGTGGCGGGCGGATTCGGCGTCCTTATGCTGTCCTGGGGATTTATGATTCACATGTGGATGGGCTTCTTGATCGGCATGGCGATGTTGGTCAGCTCCATCACCGCACTCACCGTATTCCCGTCGCTCATTTTAACTTTAAGACCCAAATTTATTTTTGAAAAACAGAAAGGAACAAAATGA
- a CDS encoding outer membrane lipoprotein-sorting protein: MKTIILLLALNWGAFAAPAPTLTAEEIAQKNFLSSKVKDSISDSTFRLINANGQERVRETKGQTKLIDGTTDNMRVVTFLSPSDVKGTKTLLIEHSGSDDDIWIYLPALKKVRRLVASNKKDSFVGTDFSYGDVIGFKVEEWNQKILKEESVDGKSCYVIESTPKKPETGVNSGYSNRIGWIDKESFVALKGEMYDQSGALLKRISAKSLEKIDEKNNKWQPMILEAENVQTNHKTRIEFKNYKANVGVGNDVFTTRYLEKQ; the protein is encoded by the coding sequence ATGAAAACTATCATCCTACTTTTAGCTCTGAACTGGGGAGCCTTCGCCGCTCCCGCACCCACACTGACCGCCGAGGAGATCGCACAAAAAAACTTTTTATCCTCGAAAGTGAAGGACTCCATCTCGGACTCCACCTTCCGACTGATCAATGCCAACGGACAGGAGCGTGTCCGCGAAACTAAAGGGCAAACGAAGCTCATTGATGGGACCACCGACAATATGCGTGTGGTGACATTTTTATCCCCATCCGACGTGAAGGGAACAAAGACCTTGCTGATTGAACACTCTGGAAGCGATGACGACATTTGGATTTACCTACCGGCTCTGAAAAAAGTCAGAAGACTTGTCGCTAGCAATAAAAAAGACTCCTTCGTAGGGACAGATTTTTCTTACGGAGATGTGATTGGCTTTAAAGTCGAAGAATGGAATCAGAAAATTCTTAAAGAGGAATCGGTCGACGGAAAATCGTGCTATGTCATTGAATCGACACCCAAAAAGCCAGAGACGGGAGTCAACTCCGGTTATTCGAATCGTATCGGTTGGATCGACAAAGAAAGTTTCGTAGCCCTTAAGGGAGAAATGTACGATCAAAGTGGAGCTCTTCTTAAAAGAATTTCTGCAAAATCTCTAGAAAAGATCGACGAAAAGAACAATAAGTGGCAACCGATGATTCTCGAAGCAGAAAATGTACAAACGAATCACAAGACTCGCATTGAATTCAAAAACTATAAGGCGAACGTAGGAGTAGGAAATGACGTCTTCACAACACGTTACTTGGAAAAGCAGTAA
- the dnaK gene encoding molecular chaperone DnaK, translated as MGKIIGIDLGTTNSCVAVMEGGEVKVLVNEEGARTTPSIVAFKDGDRLVGQVAKRQAVTNPTNTIYSAKRFIGRRFSEVQEEIKKMPFNVVEKGNDCAFKITDKGQEKLASPEEIGAAVLAKLKKVAEDYLGQEVTEAVITVPAYFNDAQRQATKDAGRIAGLEVKRIINEPTAAALAYGFDKKKEQKIAVYDLGGGTFDISVLEVGDSVVEVKATNGDTHLGGDNFDEAILDWLIDGFKKDQGVDLKNDKMALQRLKEGAEKAKIELSSTQETEINLPFITADATGPKHLVMKLTRAKFDQLTEALVQRTLEPCRKALSDAGWSVSDIDEIVLVGGSTRIPAVQKAVKDLFGKDTNKSVNPDEVVAMGAAIQGGVLAGDVKDVLLLDVTPLSLGLETLGGVMTKLIERNTTIPVKKSQVFSTAADNQTSVEIHVLQGERDMAADNKSLGRFELQGIPPAARGVPQIEVTFDIDANGILNVSALEKGTGKQQNIQIKARSGLSEQEIQQMVKDAEMNSETDKKKKEVITVRNDLDGLVYQTEKLIKENEAKFDAADVTSAKSIIDEAKAQVAKGTEAKIEDLKGVYERLQNVTQKMSSDLYKASASAGQAQQPGQEAPPKQDVPEGPTANGDDVIDADFKDVN; from the coding sequence ATGGGAAAAATCATAGGAATCGACTTAGGAACGACAAACTCCTGCGTAGCGGTTATGGAAGGTGGCGAGGTTAAAGTTCTCGTCAACGAAGAGGGCGCTCGAACGACGCCATCCATCGTCGCCTTTAAAGATGGAGATCGCCTTGTTGGTCAGGTGGCCAAGCGCCAAGCTGTGACCAACCCCACAAATACAATTTATTCTGCGAAAAGATTTATCGGTCGCCGTTTTTCGGAAGTGCAAGAAGAAATCAAAAAGATGCCGTTCAACGTTGTTGAAAAGGGTAATGATTGCGCGTTCAAAATTACGGATAAAGGCCAAGAGAAACTCGCATCTCCCGAAGAGATCGGCGCTGCGGTTCTCGCCAAACTTAAAAAAGTCGCTGAAGACTATTTAGGTCAAGAGGTCACAGAGGCCGTAATTACGGTTCCTGCTTACTTTAACGATGCGCAAAGACAGGCGACCAAAGATGCCGGTCGCATTGCAGGTCTTGAAGTGAAGCGGATTATCAACGAGCCGACGGCAGCTGCTCTCGCTTACGGTTTTGATAAAAAGAAAGAGCAAAAAATTGCCGTCTACGATTTAGGTGGTGGCACTTTTGATATTTCTGTCCTCGAAGTGGGTGATAGCGTTGTGGAAGTGAAAGCCACGAACGGTGATACGCACTTAGGTGGTGATAACTTTGACGAAGCGATTTTAGATTGGTTGATTGATGGCTTTAAAAAAGATCAAGGTGTGGATCTAAAGAACGACAAAATGGCGCTTCAACGTCTTAAAGAAGGCGCAGAAAAAGCCAAGATCGAACTTTCATCCACTCAAGAGACCGAGATCAATCTTCCGTTCATTACGGCAGATGCAACGGGTCCTAAACACTTAGTGATGAAGCTCACTCGCGCAAAGTTTGATCAGCTGACCGAAGCTCTGGTGCAAAGAACTTTGGAGCCTTGTCGTAAAGCTTTATCTGATGCCGGTTGGTCCGTGAGTGATATCGACGAGATCGTACTTGTCGGTGGATCCACTCGTATTCCTGCGGTTCAAAAAGCGGTGAAAGATTTATTCGGTAAAGACACGAACAAATCAGTAAACCCTGATGAAGTGGTCGCCATGGGCGCAGCGATTCAAGGTGGAGTTTTAGCGGGAGATGTGAAAGATGTACTTCTTCTTGATGTGACTCCATTGTCCCTCGGTCTAGAGACTTTGGGCGGCGTCATGACCAAATTGATCGAGCGCAACACCACCATTCCTGTGAAGAAGTCTCAAGTCTTCTCCACAGCGGCGGACAACCAGACGAGCGTAGAAATTCACGTTCTTCAAGGGGAGCGCGATATGGCGGCGGATAACAAATCTCTCGGTCGCTTTGAGTTGCAAGGAATTCCTCCTGCAGCCCGAGGTGTTCCGCAGATCGAAGTGACTTTTGATATCGATGCGAATGGTATTTTGAATGTTTCCGCTCTCGAAAAAGGAACCGGTAAACAACAGAATATTCAAATTAAAGCGCGTTCTGGTTTATCGGAGCAAGAGATCCAGCAGATGGTGAAAGATGCTGAGATGAATTCAGAAACCGATAAGAAGAAAAAAGAAGTGATCACCGTACGTAACGATTTGGACGGTCTCGTTTATCAAACTGAAAAGTTGATTAAAGAGAACGAAGCCAAATTTGATGCGGCCGATGTGACTTCTGCGAAATCCATCATCGATGAAGCCAAAGCCCAAGTGGCCAAAGGCACTGAGGCGAAAATCGAAGACCTCAAAGGTGTGTACGAGCGATTACAAAATGTGACTCAGAAGATGAGTTCCGACTTGTACAAAGCTTCGGCCTCTGCGGGCCAAGCCCAGCAGCCAGGGCAAGAAGCTCCTCCTAAGCAAGATGTTCCGGAAGGACCTACTGCGAATGGGGATGATGTGATTGATGCGGATTTTAAAGATGTAAACTAA
- the dnaJ gene encoding molecular chaperone DnaJ, producing the protein MNRDYYTVLGVERSASPDEIKKAYRKLAMKFHPDKNPGDKSAEDKFKEASEAYSVLSDQDKRSRYDRFGHAGVQGPGGGGYHQGFDNVEDIFSSFGDIFGDFFGGGMGGARRGGAANSNRPQRGADLRYMLEVTLKDVIEGAEKDLEFDTEVSCGTCSGSGSEPGKTVDTCTTCGGNGQVVQNQGFFSVATTCPACRGKGKIIRHPCKMCKGKGRTVETKRIRVTVPKGVSTGTRLRIAGEGEGGFRNGPAGDLFVEMRVREDKRFERVNDDLYSNLEITYLQALLGAEVDVETFDGKKKTTIPAGSNTGQILKLRGLGVPNIRGSARGDLCLKLDVRIPKKLTKDEEKLLREIATHKGETVSDKKGFF; encoded by the coding sequence ATGAATCGTGATTATTATACAGTTCTAGGCGTGGAGCGCAGTGCGTCTCCTGACGAAATTAAAAAGGCTTATCGCAAGCTGGCGATGAAGTTCCATCCTGATAAAAATCCAGGCGATAAATCCGCCGAAGATAAATTTAAAGAGGCCTCCGAGGCTTACAGCGTTTTGAGCGATCAAGATAAGCGCTCGCGCTATGATCGCTTTGGCCATGCCGGCGTCCAAGGGCCCGGTGGCGGTGGTTATCATCAAGGATTTGATAACGTTGAAGACATCTTCTCAAGTTTCGGGGATATCTTTGGGGATTTCTTCGGTGGTGGAATGGGCGGCGCTCGCCGCGGTGGTGCGGCCAATAGCAATCGACCTCAAAGGGGAGCCGACCTTCGCTACATGCTCGAGGTCACTTTGAAAGACGTGATCGAAGGTGCCGAGAAAGATTTAGAATTTGATACGGAAGTGTCCTGCGGTACGTGTTCCGGCTCGGGCTCTGAGCCCGGCAAAACCGTGGACACGTGCACGACCTGCGGTGGTAATGGCCAAGTGGTGCAGAACCAGGGATTTTTCTCTGTGGCAACCACCTGTCCTGCTTGTCGTGGAAAAGGAAAAATCATTCGGCATCCTTGTAAGATGTGCAAAGGCAAAGGCCGCACGGTGGAGACCAAACGCATTCGTGTCACAGTCCCAAAAGGTGTGAGCACCGGAACTCGCTTGCGAATTGCGGGCGAGGGAGAGGGCGGCTTCCGCAATGGACCGGCGGGAGATTTGTTTGTCGAGATGCGCGTGCGCGAAGACAAGCGCTTTGAGCGCGTGAACGATGATCTTTATTCCAATTTAGAAATCACTTACCTGCAAGCGCTGTTGGGCGCCGAAGTCGATGTGGAGACCTTCGATGGGAAAAAGAAAACCACCATTCCTGCGGGAAGTAATACGGGCCAAATTCTCAAATTGAGAGGCTTGGGTGTGCCCAACATTCGTGGCAGCGCCCGAGGAGACTTGTGCCTCAAGTTGGATGTAAGAATTCCTAAAAAGTTGACCAAGGACGAGGAGAAGCTTCTCCGCGAAATTGCCACGCACAAAGGTGAGACAGTTTCTGATAAAAAAGGATTTTTTTAG